A genome region from Akkermansiaceae bacterium includes the following:
- a CDS encoding sulfatase-like hydrolase/transferase, whose amino-acid sequence MKLLFPILSLLAPTAWAEKPNIVIFLADDAGWGDYSHSGNTQLSTPHIDSIAKEGASLENFFVCPLCAPTRAEFLTGRYYPRTGVSGVSTGHERLNLDEKTIADAFKAAGYATGAFGKWHNGSQFPYHPCGRGFDEYFGHTSGHWGEYFDAPLEDNGRMVKTEGYIVDVCTDKAISFIERKKDGPFFCYIPFTTPHSPWAAPKGYWEKFKDMPITQTGTNAKRQNIDETRCAYAMMENQDWNVGRVLRKLDELKLSENTIVIYFSDNGPNGNRWTGGLKGTKGGTDEGSVKSVCYMRFPGKIRSGKSIMPIAGAIDLLPTLTGFAGIQRVGDKPLDGRDLTPLLTGAGVEWPERKIFSAWPQKVSVRTQAHRLDAQGNLFNMTTDPGQTTVLNKEEPQLAAELSQAALRWKEEVFQDRITTRGDLDARPIPIGHREFPITMLPARDGIPSGGIKRSGAAPNCSYFINWTSTEGKMTWPADVHTAGRYRVSIDYTCPPGDAGSTIRLSFKDASLTGKVEPAWDPPVKTDQDTVPRHPMESQMKDFKTLNLGEIILAAGDGDLILSAMEMPGKSVMEVRRVTLTLME is encoded by the coding sequence ATGAAACTTCTTTTTCCCATCCTATCGCTCCTCGCCCCAACAGCATGGGCTGAGAAGCCGAACATCGTGATATTCCTCGCGGACGATGCAGGTTGGGGCGACTACTCGCACTCCGGCAACACCCAGTTATCCACCCCCCACATCGACTCCATCGCTAAGGAAGGCGCATCGCTGGAAAACTTCTTCGTTTGCCCCCTCTGCGCGCCGACCCGCGCGGAATTCCTAACCGGACGCTACTATCCGCGCACCGGCGTATCCGGGGTCTCGACCGGCCATGAACGCCTGAACCTAGACGAGAAAACCATCGCCGATGCCTTCAAGGCCGCAGGCTATGCCACCGGTGCGTTCGGGAAATGGCACAACGGCTCCCAGTTTCCCTACCACCCGTGCGGGCGTGGTTTCGACGAATACTTCGGCCACACATCCGGCCACTGGGGCGAGTATTTCGATGCGCCGCTGGAGGATAATGGCAGGATGGTGAAGACCGAGGGCTACATCGTCGATGTCTGCACGGACAAGGCGATCTCCTTCATCGAGCGGAAAAAGGACGGCCCGTTTTTCTGCTACATCCCTTTCACCACCCCACACTCTCCATGGGCTGCACCAAAAGGATATTGGGAGAAATTCAAGGACATGCCCATCACCCAGACCGGCACGAACGCGAAGCGCCAGAACATCGACGAGACCCGCTGCGCCTATGCGATGATGGAAAACCAGGATTGGAATGTCGGGCGCGTGCTCAGGAAGCTCGATGAACTGAAGCTCTCGGAAAACACCATCGTCATCTACTTCTCCGACAACGGCCCCAATGGAAACCGCTGGACCGGCGGCCTCAAGGGAACGAAGGGCGGCACCGACGAGGGCAGCGTGAAATCCGTATGTTACATGAGGTTTCCGGGAAAGATCCGGAGCGGGAAATCCATCATGCCGATCGCCGGCGCCATCGACCTCCTGCCGACGCTGACCGGATTCGCGGGAATTCAGCGCGTCGGAGACAAGCCGCTGGATGGCCGCGACCTCACACCCCTGCTCACCGGTGCGGGGGTCGAATGGCCTGAGCGGAAAATATTTTCAGCATGGCCGCAGAAGGTCTCCGTCCGGACGCAAGCACATCGCCTGGATGCGCAGGGAAACCTGTTCAACATGACCACCGATCCCGGCCAAACGACGGTGCTAAACAAAGAGGAACCACAACTCGCCGCAGAACTCTCCCAAGCTGCGCTCAGATGGAAGGAAGAGGTTTTCCAAGACCGCATCACAACACGCGGCGATCTCGATGCCCGCCCCATCCCCATCGGCCACCGGGAATTCCCCATCACCATGCTCCCCGCCCGGGATGGGATTCCCTCCGGCGGGATCAAACGCAGCGGAGCCGCCCCAAACTGCTCCTATTTCATCAACTGGACTTCCACGGAAGGAAAGATGACATGGCCCGCAGATGTCCACACCGCCGGAAGATACCGGGTGTCCATCGACTACACCTGCCCTCCTGGGGATGCCGGTTCGACCATCCGCTTGTCGTTCAAGGACGCAAGCCTAACAGGAAAGGTGGAGCCGGCCTGGGATCCGCCGGTCAAAACGGATCAGGACACCGTGCCACGGCATCCCATGGAATCCCAGATGAAGGATTTCAAAACCCTGAATCTCGGCGAGATCATACTAGCGGCGGGTGATGGCGACCTCATCCTTTCCGCCATGGAGATGCCGGGAAAATCCGTGATGGAAGTCCGGCGCGTGACATTGACCTTGATGGAGTGA
- a CDS encoding sulfatase, protein MKTPTLTLISWLLCIIASHGKPNILFAIADDWGLHAGAYGTKWVKTPAFDRVAKEGVLFQNAYTPLAKCAPSRAVVITGRHPWQLEEAGNHNAYFPLKFKSWPEVLTETGWHVGITGKGWGPGEAKDADGKPRLMTGKPYNKRRAKPAASGIIPTDYAANFTDFLDDNADGKPWCFWYGSLEPHRGYEFGAGIKKGGKQLSDIDRVPGYWPDNETVRTDMLDYAHEVEHMDSHLGRMLAELEKRGLLDNTIVIVTSDHGMPFPRVKGYAYEHANHIPLAIRWPAGIAKADRVITDFVDFTDIAPTILDLAGIPEADSGMAAITGKSLRPILESEASGQIIAGRDHTLIGKERTDVGRPHDQGYPIRGIIRDGFLFLKNYEPNRWPAGNPETGYLDTDASPTKSLILELGRVDRNDRFWQLNFGKRPGEELYDLKEDPDCVTNLAEDPKLGMMRVILQNIMVAELKQQADPRMFGKGDIFDNYKPTSYPGFYERFIKGEKLPTGWVKPSDYEKEPLD, encoded by the coding sequence ATGAAAACCCCAACACTCACCCTCATATCGTGGCTTCTCTGCATCATCGCTTCCCACGGGAAGCCGAACATACTCTTCGCGATCGCCGATGACTGGGGGCTTCACGCCGGGGCTTACGGGACGAAGTGGGTGAAAACCCCGGCTTTCGACCGTGTCGCCAAGGAGGGTGTCCTTTTCCAGAATGCATACACCCCCCTCGCGAAGTGCGCCCCTTCCCGTGCCGTGGTCATCACCGGCCGCCACCCATGGCAGCTTGAGGAGGCGGGGAACCACAATGCGTATTTCCCCCTGAAGTTCAAATCGTGGCCGGAGGTGCTGACGGAAACCGGATGGCATGTCGGGATCACCGGCAAGGGCTGGGGGCCGGGCGAAGCGAAGGACGCGGACGGCAAGCCACGCCTCATGACCGGCAAGCCATACAACAAGCGCCGCGCCAAGCCCGCTGCAAGCGGGATCATCCCCACGGATTACGCGGCGAATTTCACCGACTTCCTAGATGACAACGCCGATGGCAAGCCATGGTGCTTCTGGTACGGATCGCTTGAGCCGCACCGGGGTTACGAGTTCGGGGCGGGCATCAAAAAGGGCGGGAAACAGCTTTCGGACATCGACCGCGTCCCGGGCTACTGGCCGGACAACGAGACCGTCCGCACCGACATGCTCGACTACGCCCACGAGGTCGAGCACATGGACAGCCACCTCGGAAGGATGCTCGCGGAACTTGAAAAACGCGGTTTGTTAGACAACACCATCGTGATCGTCACCAGCGACCACGGGATGCCTTTCCCACGCGTGAAGGGATACGCCTACGAACACGCAAACCACATCCCGCTTGCCATCCGCTGGCCTGCCGGGATCGCAAAGGCGGATCGGGTCATCACCGATTTCGTGGATTTCACCGACATCGCCCCGACCATCCTGGATCTGGCGGGCATCCCTGAAGCGGACTCCGGCATGGCCGCCATCACCGGGAAAAGCCTGCGCCCCATACTCGAAAGCGAAGCCTCCGGACAAATCATCGCCGGGCGCGACCACACCCTCATCGGCAAGGAGCGCACCGATGTCGGTCGCCCCCACGACCAGGGCTACCCGATCCGCGGCATCATCCGCGACGGCTTCCTTTTCCTGAAAAACTACGAGCCAAACCGCTGGCCCGCCGGGAATCCGGAGACGGGCTATCTTGACACCGATGCCTCGCCCACCAAGTCCCTGATCCTCGAACTCGGGCGTGTAGATAGGAATGACAGGTTCTGGCAGCTCAACTTCGGAAAGCGCCCCGGCGAGGAACTCTACGACCTGAAAGAAGATCCCGATTGCGTCACGAACCTGGCAGAAGATCCGAAATTGGGAATGATGCGTGTGATCCTGCAGAATATCATGGTAGCGGAACTGAAGCAACAGGCCGATCCCCGCATGTTCGGTAAAGGCGACATCTTCGACAACTACAAGCCGACCTCCTACCCCGGCTTCTACGAGCGCTTCATCAAGGGAGAGAAACTGCCCACAGGCTGGGTGAAGCCATCCGATTACGAGAAGGAACCGCTGGACTGA
- a CDS encoding NAD(P)-dependent oxidoreductase has product MEKVAVLGLGIVGSRVRGRLLEAGYPVACWSRTRRGLEGEKDSPEQAVADAGLVSIYLKDVPMVREVFARAKAGLKKGALVMNHSTIDLPTTLWLAEQCAAKGCDFIDAPFTGSKDASAAGQLLYYTGGDEELVEKVSDFLAVSSKGRIHCGEIGAATVTKLGTNLISACTVQAMSEALAIAVRHGVNPAVFTEAAIRNGSGSPLMAMKYPGMLAGDFEPHFTMANMWKDSLYALALAESAGVDLPAMSAVSTRMGEMCGSGSADLDFSALVKAYE; this is encoded by the coding sequence ATGGAGAAGGTGGCTGTATTGGGATTGGGCATTGTTGGCTCGCGGGTTCGCGGGAGGTTGCTGGAGGCGGGATATCCGGTGGCTTGCTGGAGCCGGACCCGGCGCGGGCTGGAGGGGGAGAAGGATTCCCCGGAGCAGGCCGTGGCGGATGCCGGGCTGGTTTCCATCTATCTCAAGGACGTGCCCATGGTGCGCGAGGTTTTCGCAAGGGCGAAGGCGGGTTTGAAAAAGGGTGCGCTGGTGATGAACCATTCGACCATAGACCTGCCTACCACGCTCTGGCTCGCCGAGCAATGCGCCGCGAAGGGCTGCGATTTCATCGATGCGCCGTTCACCGGCAGCAAGGACGCCTCCGCCGCAGGGCAGTTGCTCTACTACACCGGCGGGGATGAGGAGCTGGTCGAAAAGGTTTCGGACTTTCTCGCCGTGAGCTCGAAAGGCCGCATCCACTGCGGTGAGATCGGCGCTGCGACGGTGACGAAGCTTGGCACGAACCTGATCTCCGCCTGCACGGTGCAGGCGATGAGCGAGGCGCTGGCCATCGCGGTGCGGCACGGGGTGAACCCTGCGGTCTTCACCGAGGCGGCGATCCGGAACGGCTCCGGCTCGCCATTGATGGCCATGAAATATCCAGGGATGCTGGCGGGTGACTTCGAGCCCCATTTCACGATGGCGAACATGTGGAAGGACAGCCTCTACGCGCTCGCGCTGGCGGAATCGGCGGGGGTGGATTTGCCCGCCATGTCCGCTGTTTCCACCCGTATGGGGGAGATGTGCGGGAGTGGTTCTGCGGATCTCGATTTCTCGGCGCTGGTGAAGGCTTACGAGTGA
- the nadB gene encoding L-aspartate oxidase produces MTSDFLVVGAGIAGLSFALRAAKHGKVVVLTKGKAEESNTAWAQGGIASVLPESLRAEGDSVESHIADTLDAGAGLCHEEVVRRIVEEGDDTIADLLGYGVEFDKEGDHFMLGKEGGHSHRRILHARDTTGREVARAMLKAARAEPNITLLENHFAIDLITSAKLDVVSNDRVLGAYVLVRETGEVEVFRSDRVVLAAGGCGKVYLYTTNPDSATGDGVALGWRAGATMANMEFIQFHPTCFYNPAATGPEARSFLVSEAVRGEGGILRNAKGEDFTKRIDPRGSLAPRDIVARAIDREIKKTGAACVYLDVTHKPPGFMKEHFPYIHQTLLKFGVDCEKTPIPVVPAAHYMCGGLKTDVTGKTTIRGLYAVGEVGCTGLHGANRLASNSLLEGNVVGRLALEEMMRIYPPDKPVMEAPAIPEWHHGDVAEPDELVVIYHNWDEIRRLMWDYVSIVRTDNRLRRAAARLRNLKKEVREFYWGHRVNADILELRNLVAVAGLIVECALRRRESRGLHYTLDYPETEDRFLKDTTLRKF; encoded by the coding sequence ATGACTTCTGATTTCCTTGTGGTCGGGGCGGGAATCGCCGGGCTTTCCTTTGCATTGCGCGCGGCGAAACACGGAAAGGTGGTCGTCCTGACAAAAGGCAAGGCCGAGGAGTCCAACACCGCATGGGCGCAGGGCGGGATCGCCTCGGTGCTTCCCGAAAGCCTGAGGGCGGAGGGCGATTCCGTGGAGAGCCACATCGCCGACACTCTCGATGCCGGGGCGGGGCTATGCCATGAGGAGGTTGTCCGCCGCATCGTCGAGGAGGGTGATGATACCATCGCGGATCTTCTGGGTTACGGGGTCGAGTTCGATAAGGAAGGCGATCATTTCATGCTTGGGAAAGAGGGAGGGCACAGCCATCGCCGCATTCTCCATGCCCGCGACACCACCGGGCGCGAGGTCGCGCGGGCGATGCTGAAGGCGGCGCGTGCGGAGCCGAATATCACCTTGCTGGAGAACCATTTCGCCATCGACCTGATCACCTCCGCAAAGCTCGATGTGGTCTCAAACGACCGTGTCCTCGGCGCCTACGTGCTGGTTCGGGAAACGGGCGAGGTGGAGGTTTTCCGCTCGGATCGGGTGGTGCTGGCGGCTGGCGGCTGCGGGAAAGTCTATCTCTACACCACCAACCCCGACTCCGCGACCGGCGATGGAGTCGCGCTCGGCTGGCGGGCGGGTGCGACGATGGCGAACATGGAGTTCATCCAGTTCCACCCAACCTGCTTCTACAACCCCGCCGCCACCGGGCCGGAGGCGCGTTCTTTCCTTGTTAGCGAGGCGGTGCGGGGCGAGGGCGGGATACTGAGAAATGCGAAGGGTGAGGATTTCACGAAGCGGATCGACCCGCGCGGATCGCTGGCGCCGCGTGACATCGTCGCCCGCGCCATAGACCGGGAGATCAAGAAAACCGGGGCGGCCTGCGTGTATCTCGACGTCACACACAAGCCGCCGGGCTTCATGAAGGAGCATTTTCCCTACATCCATCAGACCTTGCTGAAGTTCGGCGTGGATTGCGAGAAAACGCCCATCCCCGTCGTCCCCGCGGCGCACTACATGTGCGGCGGGCTGAAGACGGATGTCACCGGCAAGACCACGATCCGCGGCCTGTATGCGGTCGGTGAGGTCGGCTGCACCGGCCTGCACGGGGCGAACCGGCTGGCATCGAACTCGCTTTTGGAAGGCAACGTGGTCGGTCGCCTCGCACTGGAGGAAATGATGCGGATCTACCCGCCGGACAAGCCGGTGATGGAGGCGCCGGCCATCCCGGAATGGCATCATGGCGATGTCGCCGAGCCGGACGAGCTCGTCGTCATCTACCACAACTGGGACGAGATCCGCCGCCTGATGTGGGACTACGTTTCCATCGTCCGCACCGACAACCGCCTCCGCCGCGCCGCAGCCCGGTTGCGGAACCTGAAAAAGGAAGTCCGGGAGTTCTACTGGGGGCATCGCGTCAACGCGGACATCCTGGAGCTGCGCAACCTCGTCGCCGTCGCCGGGCTCATCGTGGAGTGCGCCCTACGCCGCAGGGAATCGCGCGGCCTCCATTACACGCTGGATTACCCGGAGACTGAGGATCGCTTCTTGAAAGACACCACCTTGCGGAAATTCTGA
- a CDS encoding spermidine synthase encodes MDKLFEELDFRPTPIGDLILQRRKYLQLDGETVYEVKLGDAFLMSSMFHEVEEELSRLGLAALEGEGWDVVVGGLGLGYTAVAALEFPQVKEMLVVDAMEGVIDWHERGLVPLGKTMNQDPRCRYVLGDFFAMAAAPEGGFDPGQPGRKFHAVLLDIDHSPRNLLSEQNAAFYTPDGLRKLAEQLHPGGVFALWSDDAPDALFIADLQGVFHAVSTHIVKFPNPLRETVSESTVYVAALGA; translated from the coding sequence ATGGACAAGCTTTTCGAAGAACTCGACTTCCGCCCTACGCCCATCGGCGACCTGATCCTGCAACGCCGCAAGTACCTCCAGCTCGATGGCGAGACTGTCTATGAGGTGAAACTCGGGGACGCGTTCCTGATGTCGAGCATGTTCCATGAGGTGGAAGAGGAACTGTCGAGGCTTGGGCTGGCGGCGCTCGAAGGGGAGGGCTGGGACGTGGTGGTCGGCGGGCTCGGGCTGGGCTACACGGCGGTGGCTGCCCTGGAATTCCCACAGGTGAAGGAGATGCTGGTGGTGGATGCGATGGAGGGAGTGATAGACTGGCATGAGCGCGGGCTGGTGCCGCTCGGGAAAACGATGAATCAGGATCCACGCTGCCGCTACGTGCTCGGGGATTTCTTCGCCATGGCGGCAGCTCCGGAAGGCGGATTCGATCCCGGTCAGCCGGGGCGGAAATTCCACGCCGTGCTTCTGGACATAGACCACTCGCCCAGAAACCTGCTCTCGGAACAGAACGCCGCCTTCTACACGCCTGATGGCCTTCGGAAACTCGCGGAGCAACTCCATCCCGGCGGGGTCTTCGCACTGTGGTCGGACGATGCGCCGGATGCCCTCTTCATAGCGGATCTGCAGGGCGTTTTCCATGCGGTCTCCACACATATCGTGAAATTCCCCAACCCCCTGCGGGAGACCGTCTCCGAAAGCACCGTCTATGTTGCCGCGCTCGGTGCCTGA
- a CDS encoding trans-2-enoyl-CoA reductase family protein, producing the protein MIVSPKIRGFICTTAHPEGCAKHVEEQIAVVEGRGEIVGGPKKVLVIGSSTGYGLSSRIAAAFGSKAATVGVFFERPGTEDKTATAGWYNTVAFEREANAAGLYARSFNGDAFSDEVKQEVIAAIKEDLGQVDLVVYSLASPRRTDPKTGEVYKSVLKPIGETYTNKTLNTTTGSVDEVTIAPAEGDDVAQTVAVMGGEDWEMWIDAMLKAGVLAEDAQTVAYSYIGPEMTWPIYKNGTIGKAKEDVERAQAALDAKLAPISGKAWVSVNKALVTQASSAIPVVPLYISLLYKAMKAAGNHEDTIEQMDRLLRERLYNGKPQPDEAGRIRIDDWEMSQEIQSIVGERWNNVDTANLNELADFEGYQSGFLRLFGFGLEGVDYAAETDTSVGVPSLS; encoded by the coding sequence ATGATCGTTTCTCCAAAAATCCGAGGGTTCATTTGTACGACAGCTCATCCGGAGGGATGCGCAAAGCATGTCGAGGAGCAAATCGCCGTCGTCGAGGGGCGTGGCGAGATCGTCGGCGGCCCCAAAAAGGTGCTCGTGATCGGCTCTTCAACCGGCTACGGGCTGTCCTCGCGCATCGCTGCGGCATTCGGCTCGAAAGCCGCTACCGTCGGGGTCTTTTTCGAAAGGCCTGGCACCGAGGACAAGACCGCCACGGCCGGCTGGTACAACACCGTGGCCTTCGAGCGGGAGGCGAACGCCGCCGGCCTCTATGCGAGGTCGTTCAACGGCGATGCATTCTCCGACGAGGTCAAGCAGGAGGTCATCGCGGCGATCAAGGAGGATCTCGGCCAGGTGGATCTCGTCGTATACAGCCTTGCCTCCCCGCGCCGGACGGATCCGAAAACCGGCGAAGTCTACAAATCCGTCCTCAAGCCCATCGGCGAGACCTACACGAACAAGACGCTCAACACCACCACCGGCTCGGTGGACGAGGTGACCATCGCACCCGCCGAGGGCGATGATGTGGCGCAGACGGTGGCGGTGATGGGCGGGGAGGATTGGGAAATGTGGATCGATGCGATGCTCAAGGCCGGCGTGCTCGCGGAGGATGCGCAGACCGTCGCCTACTCCTACATCGGCCCGGAGATGACCTGGCCCATCTACAAGAACGGCACGATAGGCAAGGCCAAGGAGGATGTGGAAAGGGCTCAGGCCGCGCTTGATGCGAAGCTCGCTCCCATCTCCGGCAAGGCATGGGTCTCGGTGAACAAGGCTCTCGTCACCCAGGCCAGCTCCGCCATTCCGGTCGTGCCGCTCTACATTTCCCTGCTCTACAAGGCGATGAAAGCCGCAGGCAATCATGAGGACACCATCGAGCAGATGGATCGCCTGCTGCGCGAAAGGCTCTACAACGGCAAACCCCAGCCCGACGAGGCGGGTCGCATCCGCATCGACGACTGGGAGATGTCCCAGGAGATCCAATCCATTGTCGGTGAGCGCTGGAACAATGTCGATACCGCGAATCTCAATGAACTGGCGGATTTCGAGGGCTACCAGTCCGGTTTCCTCAGGCTCTTCGGATTCGGCCTGGAAGGCGTGGATTACGCTGCCGAGACCGATACATCGGTTGGCGTGCCATCGCTTTCCTGA